One Manduca sexta isolate Smith_Timp_Sample1 chromosome 28, JHU_Msex_v1.0, whole genome shotgun sequence DNA window includes the following coding sequences:
- the LOC115456223 gene encoding gastrula zinc finger protein XlCGF57.1: MNDAWSSAGLCRCCHTKGNFKSLGMSFVFEGIEETFTVMLKDTFDIIINPSGSMTTYSICDMCEPRLRDAAHFKKQVVACEEKFQQYNSFKDVNLFEQDVKLELECPRDVKEETHMNTGSEVFNYKYEDAKLPTVEIYMGTDLDVEDQPLSLLRSRSQKEADNEGLSADVWTASQEPSDEEESKPIRQTKIKKYSCEVCQKKFSYNGSLEIHMRLHSGEKNYECHLCQSLHLNNKELTRHIEEHHSQNGTYPCTICNKNFEKARLLKKHLSTHFEKKFSCEVCSKEFQRKKGLKEHLKTHSGEKKFTCNICNKAFGHNQTLKSHIYTHTGERPYVCDVCGRGFPQRTHLKRHIYIIHNQIKPHSCGVCQKQFSSKSYLAIHERQHTGERPYSCDVCKKDFTAYTTLKVHMRVHTGIKPYRCNFCDRQFAQMASFKLHQRTHTGERPYQCKVCKKPFSDNGYLKIHMRVHSGERPYSCEVCKRAFRETGQLKRHMRVHTGIKPYTCKICNKQIGNLSKHMRVHSDERPYNCNVCNKQFSVNGNLKLHMRVHSGERPFSCELCSSQFTQSSGLKRHRCTHKNEGQ, from the exons atGAATGATGCGTGGAGCTCTGCCGGCTTGTGTCGATGTTGTCACACGAAAGGCAATTTTAAAAGCCTTGGAATGTCTTTTGTATTCGAAGGGATCGAAGAGACGTTTACCGTGATGCTCAAAGACACTTTTGATATAATC ATAAATCCATCAGGCAGCATGACAACATACAGTATTTGCGATATGTGTGAGCCGAGATTGAGAGATGctgcacattttaaaaaacaGGTAGTGGCATGTGAGGAGAAATTTCAGCAATACAACAGTTTTAaag atgtTAACTTATTTGAGCAAGATGTTAAACTGGAGTTGGAATGTCCTAGAG atgTGAAAGAAGAAACTCATATGAATACTGGCAGTGAGGTCTTCAACTATAAATATGAGG ATGCGAAACTACCCACAGTGGAGATATACATGGGAACTGATTTGGATGTGGAGGACCAGCCATTGTCCTTACTTCGCAGCAGAAGTCAGAAAGAAGCTGATAATGAGGGTTTGAGTGCTGATGTGTGGACAGCTTCCCAAGAACCCAGTGATG aagaAGAATCCAAACCCATACGccagactaaaataaaaaaatactcttgtGAAGTATGTCAAAAGAAATTCTCTTACAATGGCTCTTTGGAAATACATATGAGGTTACACAGTGGAGAGAAAAATTACGAATGCCATCTATGCCAATCCCTtcacttaaataataaagaattaactCGGCACATCGAAGAACACCACTCACAAAACGGCACCTACCCCTGTACAATATGCAACAAGAACTTTGAAAAAGCAAGGTTACTAAAAAAACATCTATCCACTCATTTCGAGAAGAAATTCTCATGTGAAGTATGTTCTAAAGAGTTCCAAAGAAAGAAAGGGTTGAAGGAACATCTCAAAACGCATTCCGGAGAGAAGAAATTTACgtgtaatatatgtaataaggCTTTCGGGCATAATCAGACGTTAAAGTCGCATATATACACTCACACTGGCGAAAGACCGTACGTATGCGATGTTTGTGGGAGGGGGTTCCCGCAAAGAACTCATTTAAAAAGGCATATCTACATAATTCATAACCAAATAAAACCGCACTCGTGTGGCGTGTGTCAGAAACAATTCTCAAGCAAGAGTTACTTGGCTATTCACGAAAGACAGCACACCGGCGAGCGACCATACTCCTGTGACGTCTGCAAAAAGGACTTCACAGCATATACTACCCTCAAAGTGCACATGAGAGTCCATACAGGCATCAAGCCATATAGGTGCAATTTTTGTGACCGCCAGTTCGCACAAATGGCCAGCTTCAAGCTCCATCAAAGAACTCATACTGGCGAGAGACCGTACCAGTGTAAAGTGTGTAAAAAGCCCTTTTCAGATAATGGTTATTTGAAGATACACATGAGAGTGCATTCTGGGGAAAGACCATATAGTTGCGAGGTGTGTAAACGTGCCTTTAGGGAGACTGGACAGTTAAAGAGGCATATGCGGGTACATACTGGAATAAAGCCGTATACATGCAAGATATGCAACAAGCAAATTGGTAATTTGTCTAAGCACATGCGAGTCCATTCCGACGAGCGGCCATATAATTGCAATGTTTGTAATAAGCAATTTTCTGTAAATGGGAATTTGAAGTTACATATGCGGGTGCATTCTGGTGAGAGACCGTTCAGCTGTGAGTTGTGTAGTAGCCAGTTTACTCAGAGCAGTGGGCTGAAGAGGCACAGGTGTACACATAAGAACGAGGGGCAGTGA